CCGGAGGAGTCTGACGAAACTGTTCGCCGAAGCACCGCCGAGCCGGGTAGTGATGGAAGTGGGGACGCATTCGCCGTGGATCAGCCGGCTGGCGGCGGCGCCCGGGCACGAGGTGGTGGTGGCCAACGCGCGGAACGTGTCGTACATCACCCGGAGCAGCCGAAAGAGCGACAAGGTGGACGCGGAGTCGCTGGCGCGGTTGGGGCGGACCGACCCCAAGCTGCTCTCGCCGATCCGGCACCGGAGCGAGCAGGCGCAGGGGGATTTGGCGGTGATTCGAGCGCGGGCGGCAGTGGTGGAGATGCGGACGAAAGCGGTGAACGCGGCGCGAGGGCTGGCCAAGTCGATGGGGGAGCGGCTGGCGAAGTGTGACGCGGACCGGGTGGGGCCCCATTTGGTGGCCGGCCACAGCGAGCTGCTGCAACGGGCCTTGAGTGGGTTGTTGGGGCAAGTGGAGGAACTGACGGCCACGCTGCGGGATTACGACCAGGAGATTGCGCGGATGGCGAAGAGCGAGTATCCAGAGACCGGGCGGTTGGCGAAGGTCTACGGAGTAGCGGACCTGGTGTCACTGACCTATGTGTTGACTCTCGAGGACCCGGCGCGGTTCGAGCGGAGCCGGGAAGTGGGGCCGTACTTGGGGCTGCGGCCGCGGGAGGGGCAATCGGCGGAATACCAGCCGCAGTTACGGATCACCAAGGAAGGGGACCGGTATCTGCGGTGGCTGCTGGTGCAGTCGGCGCATTGTGTGATGAAGAAGAACGCGCCGGACTCGGACTTAAAGCGCTGGGGGGAGCAGTTGGCGGCGCGGGGCGGCAAGAATGCCAAGAAGCGGGCGGTGGTGGCGGTGGCGCGGAAACTGGCGGTGCTGTTGCACCGGCTGTGGGTTACCGGTGAGGAGTACCAGCCGCTCTACAATGCCCAGCGGCAGTCGGCGAAGAAGCAGTCGGCGAAGAAGGCCGCCTGAGCAGGTTGTTGAATTGCGTTTGAGATAGAGAATGGAAAGATTGGCCCATAGTCAGCGAAACAAACGCCGGGTTCGGGTGACTGCGAAGTCGCGGCAGGCCGCGGATCGGCGACGGCGCCCGTCGCCGCCGCCGATCCACCAGGCCGATACTGAGATGGCAGCACCCGTTTTGAGATCAAGGACACCAACTGGCACCGAGCCGAGCACGAGCTCACTCGAGAGTGCGGATGGGAGCCGGGCGACCAGAACGGGTGAAGCCGCTCACCACCGGTTGCCAAAGGCGAAGTGGATCTGGCTGGCCAGCCATTCCCTGAGCAGAGATGGTGTGACGGCACGGTAGCCGTCCGCCTCCCGTTGGTCGGCCCCGAGACGGGTCACGATCACGGGAGGAAAGAAAAGATTCTTAGAAAGGAGAATCGGCGATCACCGAGAGGATACCCTGCCTCCCGTTGGTCGG
This sequence is a window from bacterium. Protein-coding genes within it:
- a CDS encoding IS110 family transposase; this translates as RRSLTKLFAEAPPSRVVMEVGTHSPWISRLAAAPGHEVVVANARNVSYITRSSRKSDKVDAESLARLGRTDPKLLSPIRHRSEQAQGDLAVIRARAAVVEMRTKAVNAARGLAKSMGERLAKCDADRVGPHLVAGHSELLQRALSGLLGQVEELTATLRDYDQEIARMAKSEYPETGRLAKVYGVADLVSLTYVLTLEDPARFERSREVGPYLGLRPREGQSAEYQPQLRITKEGDRYLRWLLVQSAHCVMKKNAPDSDLKRWGEQLAARGGKNAKKRAVVAVARKLAVLLHRLWVTGEEYQPLYNAQRQSAKKQSAKKAA